The Corynebacterium suranareeae genome window below encodes:
- a CDS encoding M20 family metallopeptidase, producing MSTDNFSPQVPSTVYLDYMEQGIAARKAEAESNASTQGESPDYPGQQVIWRLIQESGESLRDELRTLAFMLHDHPEEAFEEVFATEEITKLLQNHGFEVQSGVYGVKTALETSFETPGYDPAQHPSIAILAEYDALPEIGHACGHNIIAAAGVGAFLAVTNMIKTSEVKGVDHLDFEGRIVLLGTPAEEGHSGKEYMIRNGAFDGIDASIMMHPFGFDLAEHVWVGRRTMTATFHGVSAHASSQPFMGKNALDAASLAYQGFGVLRQQMPPSDRLHAIITEGGNRPSIIPDTATMSLYVRSLLPEALKDISKRVDDVLDGAALMAGVGVEKHWDVHPASLPVRNNHVLARRWAKTQNLRGRTALAEGILPDTLAASTDFGNVSHLVPGIHPMVKISPENVALHTKEFAAYARTEEAIDAAVDAAIGLGQVAVDALADPKMLIDATLEFTNSGGVLKAEDYLG from the coding sequence ATGAGTACTGACAATTTTTCTCCACAAGTTCCGTCGACTGTGTATTTGGATTACATGGAGCAAGGGATTGCCGCACGTAAAGCGGAGGCAGAGTCTAACGCCAGCACGCAGGGGGAGAGCCCGGATTATCCAGGCCAGCAGGTTATTTGGCGCCTGATCCAGGAATCAGGGGAGTCATTGCGTGATGAACTGCGCACACTGGCTTTCATGCTGCACGACCATCCGGAAGAAGCGTTCGAGGAGGTGTTCGCCACCGAGGAAATCACAAAACTTCTGCAAAATCATGGTTTTGAGGTTCAGAGTGGAGTTTATGGTGTTAAAACCGCTCTAGAAACTAGTTTTGAAACCCCTGGTTATGATCCAGCGCAGCACCCAAGCATTGCGATCTTGGCGGAATACGATGCCCTTCCAGAGATCGGCCATGCGTGCGGGCACAATATCATCGCAGCAGCTGGTGTTGGCGCATTTTTAGCTGTCACCAACATGATCAAAACTTCCGAAGTGAAAGGCGTGGATCACCTCGACTTTGAAGGTCGGATCGTGCTGTTGGGAACACCTGCTGAGGAGGGGCATTCCGGCAAGGAATACATGATCCGAAATGGCGCATTCGATGGCATTGATGCGTCGATTATGATGCACCCCTTTGGCTTCGATCTGGCGGAGCATGTTTGGGTGGGCAGACGTACCATGACGGCGACGTTCCACGGTGTCTCTGCACACGCGTCTTCGCAGCCTTTCATGGGTAAAAATGCCCTCGACGCTGCAAGTTTGGCGTACCAGGGCTTCGGAGTTTTGCGTCAGCAAATGCCACCGAGCGACCGCCTTCACGCCATTATTACGGAAGGCGGAAACCGGCCAAGCATCATTCCAGACACTGCAACGATGTCGCTGTACGTGCGTTCTTTGTTGCCGGAAGCGCTCAAAGACATATCGAAACGCGTGGATGATGTGCTTGACGGGGCGGCGTTGATGGCGGGGGTGGGCGTCGAAAAGCATTGGGATGTGCACCCGGCCAGCTTGCCCGTGCGCAACAACCATGTGCTGGCGCGGCGCTGGGCAAAAACGCAGAATCTGCGTGGCCGGACTGCGCTTGCCGAGGGCATTTTGCCCGACACGCTCGCCGCATCGACTGATTTCGGCAACGTTTCGCACCTGGTGCCAGGCATCCATCCGATGGTGAAAATTTCACCGGAAAACGTCGCGCTTCACACCAAGGAATTCGCGGCCTACGCGCGCACGGAAGAGGCCATCGACGCTGCTGTCGACGCCGCAATCGGGCTGGGCCAAGTCGCCGTTGACGCGCTTGCAGATCCGAAAATGCTTATCGACGCCACCCTCGAGTTCACTAACTCCGGCGGTGTGCTTAAAGCAGAGGACTATTTGGGTTAG
- a CDS encoding SDR family oxidoreductase, with protein sequence MSQALIPSYAGKKVVVSGGGGRGMGAAAVAALLENGAEVWVLDVQEPQHEGTQFLQVDLKDPKAIENAIEQVGAGIDALFNCVGVAGNRTSDLDTFLINFAGVRHLTNTALKYINDDGAIATIASNAGEKWRNNLREYEELIAQDSFDGAIEWFNANEHLREPGVATAAYRVSKQAIAAWGVLSSAQRGEDGKRRIRQNTVMPGFTETPMGAEFRNVLSDAYFDSYPTPLGRYLDPSEPAKALLFLNSDLASGVNGVTLTVDGGATAALEATARV encoded by the coding sequence ATGTCACAAGCACTCATCCCCTCATACGCAGGTAAAAAAGTCGTTGTTTCCGGAGGTGGCGGCCGCGGAATGGGTGCAGCTGCTGTAGCTGCACTCCTTGAAAATGGCGCAGAAGTCTGGGTCCTTGATGTTCAAGAACCACAACATGAGGGAACTCAATTCCTCCAGGTTGATCTCAAAGATCCTAAAGCAATTGAGAATGCCATCGAACAAGTCGGAGCAGGCATCGATGCACTATTCAACTGCGTCGGAGTAGCCGGAAACCGCACGAGTGATCTCGACACATTTTTGATCAACTTTGCTGGCGTACGTCACTTGACCAACACTGCACTGAAGTACATCAATGATGACGGCGCCATCGCCACAATTGCCTCCAATGCGGGAGAAAAGTGGCGTAACAACCTGCGTGAATATGAAGAACTTATTGCTCAAGACTCTTTTGACGGCGCAATTGAGTGGTTTAACGCCAATGAACACCTCCGCGAACCCGGTGTTGCTACCGCAGCCTATCGAGTATCCAAACAAGCTATTGCAGCATGGGGAGTTCTTAGCTCCGCGCAACGTGGCGAGGACGGCAAGCGAAGGATCCGACAAAATACTGTCATGCCTGGTTTCACTGAAACCCCCATGGGCGCCGAGTTCCGCAATGTGTTGAGCGATGCTTATTTTGATTCCTACCCCACTCCACTTGGCCGTTATCTCGATCCCAGTGAGCCAGCAAAAGCATTGCTATTCCTCAATAGTGATCTTGCTTCTGGTGTCAACGGTGTCACCCTTACCGTTGATGGCGGCGCGACGGCTGCTCTGGAGGCAACTGCAAGAGTTTAA
- a CDS encoding aldehyde dehydrogenase family protein, which produces MTTTIRTSLNLESGLYINGAWTSPNNNKRIDVENPATEEVIGTVSNASIEDSNNAVAAARAAFDSGPWGKTTPEERKVVLEKFAAIMKERREELIELNIAECGSERGFAESAQVDGAIAHLQSTIDAMSSFNWEAPTAHHFGRGMGQGVVVREAFGVALLISAYNFPLWLNMTKLAPALAAGCSVILKPATTTPFEGLILAEIGEEAGLPPGVLNVITGGRESGKALSTHPDVDIISFTGSESVGKEVYHQGADTLKKVVLELGGKSPNIVFEDANLDAVAGAVIAATTKMAGQGCSLLTRTLVHNSVKDDLIARVKAGLESIKVGDPNDADTDMGPLISAAQRETVEDYIAVGINEGATLITGGKRPAGLDKGYFIEPTLFANVDNSMRIAQEEIFGPVNVIIAFDTTEEAIAMANDNPYGLAAGVNTADPARAFEIAKQLRSGQVALNGGGGSFPNTSIPFGGYKASGLGREYGAWGIDEYLETKAIHWGAGR; this is translated from the coding sequence ATGACCACAACCATTCGAACCAGCCTCAACCTTGAGTCCGGACTATATATCAATGGCGCCTGGACTAGTCCAAACAACAATAAGCGGATCGACGTCGAGAATCCCGCCACCGAAGAAGTAATTGGTACCGTATCCAACGCAAGCATTGAAGATTCCAACAATGCTGTAGCAGCAGCGCGCGCAGCCTTTGATAGTGGCCCCTGGGGAAAAACCACGCCTGAAGAGCGCAAAGTAGTGCTTGAGAAATTTGCCGCCATCATGAAAGAACGCCGCGAAGAACTAATTGAGCTCAATATCGCAGAATGTGGTTCTGAACGAGGGTTCGCGGAATCTGCCCAGGTAGATGGAGCAATTGCACATCTGCAATCAACAATCGATGCCATGTCTTCTTTCAATTGGGAAGCACCAACTGCACACCATTTTGGCCGAGGAATGGGGCAAGGCGTTGTAGTTCGTGAGGCCTTTGGAGTGGCACTTTTGATCAGTGCCTATAACTTCCCCCTGTGGCTCAACATGACCAAGCTTGCTCCAGCACTCGCGGCAGGATGCAGCGTTATCCTTAAGCCTGCCACCACCACGCCTTTTGAAGGTTTAATCCTTGCTGAAATCGGCGAAGAGGCTGGTCTTCCACCGGGCGTGCTCAATGTGATCACTGGTGGTCGTGAATCCGGCAAAGCATTGTCCACCCACCCAGATGTAGACATCATCAGCTTTACTGGTTCAGAATCCGTAGGCAAAGAGGTATATCACCAGGGCGCAGATACCCTGAAAAAGGTGGTTCTAGAGCTGGGTGGCAAGAGCCCCAACATCGTTTTCGAAGATGCCAATCTTGATGCTGTTGCCGGAGCAGTCATTGCAGCAACGACAAAAATGGCTGGACAAGGATGTTCGCTTCTCACTCGTACCCTCGTCCACAATTCAGTCAAAGACGATCTCATTGCTCGGGTAAAAGCCGGTTTAGAAAGCATCAAGGTGGGTGACCCAAATGATGCAGATACTGACATGGGTCCACTCATCTCCGCAGCTCAGCGTGAAACCGTAGAAGACTATATTGCTGTAGGAATCAATGAAGGCGCCACCTTAATCACTGGTGGAAAAAGGCCCGCGGGGCTAGATAAAGGCTATTTCATTGAACCCACGCTCTTTGCCAACGTAGATAATTCCATGCGCATTGCCCAGGAAGAAATCTTTGGCCCGGTCAATGTCATCATTGCTTTCGACACCACAGAAGAAGCCATCGCGATGGCAAATGACAATCCATATGGGCTCGCCGCCGGCGTAAACACTGCCGATCCTGCTCGAGCTTTTGAAATCGCCAAGCAATTAAGAAGTGGCCAGGTGGCACTCAATGGAGGCGGTGGATCCTTCCCCAACACCAGCATCCCCTTCGGCGGTTATAAAGCATCTGGTTTAGGACGCGAATACGGAGCGTGGGGCATTGATGAATACCTAGAAACCAAAGCCATCCACTGGGGCGCAGGCCGCTAA
- a CDS encoding MFS transporter: MSHSSHAPTKSPPRQQPKRAAIASVMGGALEYYDFALFASAAAIIFPKLFFHDSEAAVLASFATFGAAYLARPLGAIIISHIGDRQGRKHALLLTISLMGVATFLIGCLPTYDSIGILAPALLVTLRLVQGFSAGGELAGASSLTMEHAPEGRRAFVSSFSLVGVGIGMVMANAIMIPITALPDDILYTWGWRLPFWLSAVVLVIGIWVRRSLDEPEAFENAETSKAPPFIAVFRENPQGVIRVALCNLFAVVQTVTTVFGLSYAIQQGVNSTTMVAIVTASQFISIFARPLCGLAADRFGRKPVFIFGAASSGLLIFPFFSAIASGNVFMIAVSMILLTGVAISFADGAYPAFFSEMFNAKIRYTGMAIGLQIGILLSGFSPTIGRALQGEDTANWIPVAIMTAVCSAIAVLAALTAKETFRTPLEQLGIKNTRAEASTIADPDKATIPAS, translated from the coding sequence GTGTCACATTCAAGTCATGCACCGACTAAAAGCCCACCTCGCCAACAACCCAAGCGTGCAGCAATTGCATCCGTTATGGGCGGGGCACTGGAATATTATGATTTCGCCCTGTTTGCTTCTGCAGCAGCAATCATCTTCCCTAAACTCTTTTTTCACGATTCCGAGGCCGCCGTCCTCGCCTCATTCGCCACCTTTGGTGCCGCATACCTGGCCCGACCACTGGGCGCAATCATCATCAGCCACATTGGTGATCGCCAGGGGCGAAAGCATGCACTGCTCCTGACCATTTCACTCATGGGCGTTGCCACCTTCTTGATCGGCTGCCTGCCAACTTATGACTCCATCGGAATTCTTGCTCCTGCCCTTTTGGTTACCTTGCGTCTTGTCCAGGGCTTTTCTGCTGGTGGCGAACTCGCCGGTGCAAGTTCCCTCACCATGGAACACGCTCCCGAAGGTCGTCGGGCGTTTGTTTCCAGCTTCTCATTGGTAGGAGTAGGCATCGGCATGGTGATGGCAAATGCCATTATGATTCCAATAACCGCACTCCCAGATGACATCCTCTACACCTGGGGCTGGCGTCTTCCTTTCTGGCTGAGCGCAGTCGTGCTCGTCATCGGTATTTGGGTTCGCCGCAGTCTTGATGAGCCAGAAGCATTTGAAAACGCAGAAACCTCAAAGGCACCACCATTTATCGCAGTATTCCGGGAAAACCCACAGGGCGTTATTCGCGTCGCACTGTGCAATCTCTTTGCCGTCGTTCAAACCGTGACCACCGTCTTTGGACTTTCCTACGCTATCCAACAAGGTGTCAACAGCACCACCATGGTTGCCATTGTTACCGCTTCTCAGTTCATTTCCATCTTCGCCCGTCCACTGTGTGGCCTTGCTGCTGATCGATTTGGACGCAAGCCTGTCTTCATCTTTGGTGCCGCTTCCAGCGGTTTGCTGATCTTCCCATTCTTCTCAGCCATTGCCTCTGGAAATGTTTTCATGATTGCAGTGAGCATGATTTTGCTCACCGGTGTGGCCATTAGCTTTGCCGATGGCGCCTACCCTGCATTCTTCTCCGAAATGTTCAACGCAAAGATTCGCTACACCGGAATGGCCATTGGCCTTCAAATTGGCATTTTGCTTTCTGGTTTCTCCCCCACCATCGGGCGTGCACTCCAAGGCGAAGATACTGCCAATTGGATTCCTGTAGCCATCATGACTGCTGTCTGCTCTGCCATTGCAGTTCTTGCAGCACTCACTGCTAAAGAAACCTTCCGTACTCCGCTTGAACAACTGGGAATCAAAAATACACGCGCAGAGGCATCCACTATCGCGGATCCCGATAAAGCCACGATTCCCGCCTCTTAA
- a CDS encoding GMC family oxidoreductase gives MAHDYIIVGTGAAGSVLADRLSESGEHSILVLEAGGSDWNPMHRVPKGWVFTMQNDTYVRKYYPEPFGDGTTEQWPRGVVDGGSTTVNGLGWNTGESPAYDWESLGNEGWNWPAFRNALDQIENRSSGLGSLSKKKGKMNVETVSTKDELGDAFIAALASQGAQVVEDANLAEGDRASYASTNTKLGTRWSAAEAFLNPAVKRKNVTKINHANVIRVVFSGTTAIGVEADVNGELKTFLADREVLICAGSLESPMILERSGIGRRDVLDAAGVEVLVESPKVGENLSEHRGISMLYSLNEGLGFNHEINSPLKQLIAGAKYLFTRKGVISSGSFDAIAMVKLNPESKGVDTQLFATAISYDEKMQPRKEAGGLIGGYPMYPTSRGSIHITGPRAADKPRIITGYYETNYDKEMIVKTTHKMREILNSPEMQSLGAKEFYPGEAVQTDEEIVHHSLNFGPFGYHTLGTCAIGPDEDDVVDNRLRVRGVDSLRVVDASIFPHQPSGNNNGPTSAAAWIAADKILEDSLLFKQKEVAIRPVG, from the coding sequence ATGGCACATGACTACATTATTGTTGGCACCGGCGCCGCCGGATCCGTGCTGGCAGATCGCCTCTCCGAATCAGGCGAACACAGCATTTTGGTTCTTGAAGCCGGTGGTTCCGATTGGAACCCCATGCACCGCGTACCCAAGGGCTGGGTATTTACCATGCAAAACGATACCTATGTTCGCAAGTACTACCCAGAACCTTTTGGTGATGGCACCACAGAACAGTGGCCACGCGGAGTCGTTGACGGCGGTTCCACCACCGTTAATGGATTGGGCTGGAATACCGGAGAATCACCTGCATATGACTGGGAATCTCTAGGCAATGAAGGTTGGAATTGGCCAGCATTCCGGAATGCACTTGATCAGATTGAAAATCGTAGTTCCGGATTAGGATCCTTGTCCAAGAAGAAGGGCAAGATGAATGTGGAAACAGTATCCACCAAGGATGAACTAGGAGATGCTTTCATTGCGGCGCTCGCGTCACAAGGAGCTCAAGTAGTTGAAGATGCCAACCTCGCAGAAGGGGATCGCGCTTCCTATGCCTCTACCAACACAAAACTGGGTACTCGATGGAGTGCTGCCGAGGCATTCCTTAATCCCGCTGTAAAGCGCAAGAATGTCACTAAGATCAACCATGCCAATGTCATTCGAGTGGTTTTTTCCGGCACCACGGCCATCGGGGTTGAAGCAGATGTTAATGGTGAACTCAAGACTTTCCTTGCTGATCGTGAAGTTCTTATCTGCGCGGGCTCTTTGGAATCACCCATGATCCTTGAGCGTTCCGGTATTGGACGCCGGGACGTGCTTGATGCTGCAGGTGTAGAGGTTCTTGTTGAGAGCCCAAAGGTTGGCGAAAATCTGTCGGAACACCGCGGAATCTCCATGCTTTATAGCCTCAACGAGGGTTTGGGTTTTAACCATGAGATCAACAGTCCACTCAAGCAATTAATCGCGGGCGCCAAATATCTCTTTACCCGAAAAGGTGTCATTTCCTCAGGTTCCTTTGATGCCATCGCCATGGTCAAGCTCAACCCGGAATCCAAGGGCGTGGATACTCAGCTCTTTGCTACAGCTATTTCTTATGATGAAAAGATGCAGCCACGCAAGGAGGCCGGCGGCCTAATCGGCGGATATCCCATGTATCCCACGAGCCGTGGGTCCATCCACATCACGGGTCCGCGCGCGGCCGATAAACCACGCATTATCACTGGTTATTATGAGACTAATTATGACAAGGAGATGATCGTTAAAACCACGCACAAAATGCGCGAAATCCTCAACTCTCCCGAGATGCAAAGCCTCGGAGCCAAGGAGTTTTACCCAGGTGAGGCGGTGCAAACGGATGAGGAAATTGTCCATCATTCACTCAACTTTGGCCCCTTTGGCTACCACACCTTGGGCACGTGTGCGATTGGGCCGGATGAGGATGATGTGGTGGATAATCGCCTGAGAGTCCGTGGCGTTGATTCTTTGCGCGTTGTTGATGCATCGATTTTCCCGCATCAGCCTTCGGGTAACAACAATGGCCCAACTTCTGCCGCAGCGTGGATCGCTGCCGATAAGATCCTGGAAGATTCTTTGCTCTTCAAACAAAAAGAGGTGGCTATCCGCCCAGTTGGCTAG
- a CDS encoding aldehyde dehydrogenase family protein yields the protein MSTPVDTRIRHHQIFIDGHWVDSSGDGFLDVLNPATEEVVARVPDGTADDARRAVAAARKAFDSGVWSNATVQERRAVLSTMVDILERRKEELIDINVTSGGAPRGLAELIQVGAPIEHLRDMVDRVMPTFQWEKPSPAHIGAGIGQGVVRREAYGVAALISAYNFPLLLAMVKVAPALAAGCSAVLKPASTTPLEALILGEIAEEAGLPAGVLNIITGDKEVSLELSTNPDVDLVSFTGSDTVGKLIYEQAAPTLKKVVLELGGKSANIITEDANLDNAVADVIANTTIHAGQGCSLLTRTLVHSSRVDELVAKLKEAFSALTIGNPADASTAVGPLISKAQRDRVEALIQKGVDEGATIAIGGGRPKHQDTGFFVEPTVFVDVDNSMTIAQEEFFGPVNVIIPFDSDEEAVRIANDSKFGLWAAVRSADPVRAYEIAKQIRAGSVVVNGGGGAFPNTFLPYGGYKDSGLGREYGEAGLEEYLEFKSVIWGVSAG from the coding sequence ATGAGCACACCAGTAGACACGCGTATTCGCCACCATCAAATTTTCATCGATGGCCACTGGGTTGATAGCAGTGGAGATGGCTTCCTTGATGTGTTGAATCCAGCAACAGAGGAGGTGGTTGCGCGGGTACCCGATGGAACTGCGGATGATGCCCGGCGCGCAGTTGCTGCAGCGCGCAAGGCCTTTGATTCTGGAGTGTGGTCCAATGCCACCGTGCAAGAGCGTCGAGCAGTGCTATCCACCATGGTGGACATCCTCGAGCGTCGAAAAGAAGAGCTCATTGACATCAATGTCACCTCCGGTGGTGCACCCCGCGGGCTTGCCGAGCTTATTCAAGTGGGTGCTCCCATTGAACATTTGCGCGATATGGTCGATCGGGTCATGCCCACTTTTCAGTGGGAAAAGCCCAGCCCTGCACATATTGGAGCGGGGATTGGGCAGGGGGTTGTGCGTCGAGAAGCTTATGGCGTCGCTGCGTTGATTTCGGCCTATAATTTCCCGCTCCTCCTCGCAATGGTCAAGGTGGCGCCCGCGCTTGCGGCCGGCTGCTCCGCGGTGCTCAAGCCAGCATCAACCACTCCGCTTGAAGCGTTAATTCTTGGGGAAATTGCTGAGGAAGCAGGACTTCCTGCTGGTGTTCTTAATATCATCACCGGCGATAAGGAAGTCAGCCTGGAGCTCTCCACCAACCCTGATGTTGATCTGGTGAGTTTCACAGGTTCCGATACAGTGGGCAAGCTTATTTATGAACAGGCAGCTCCCACGCTCAAAAAGGTTGTGCTGGAGCTCGGCGGCAAATCTGCCAATATCATCACCGAGGATGCCAACCTGGATAATGCGGTTGCTGATGTTATTGCCAATACCACCATTCATGCAGGTCAAGGATGCTCGCTATTGACCCGCACGCTCGTACATAGCTCCCGCGTTGATGAGCTAGTGGCAAAGCTCAAAGAGGCATTTTCCGCACTGACCATCGGCAATCCTGCAGATGCCTCCACCGCCGTAGGTCCCCTTATCTCTAAGGCCCAGCGCGATCGCGTAGAAGCCCTCATTCAAAAAGGCGTGGATGAGGGCGCGACCATCGCCATCGGTGGCGGACGCCCAAAACATCAGGACACGGGATTCTTTGTGGAGCCAACAGTCTTTGTTGATGTGGATAACTCCATGACCATTGCTCAAGAAGAGTTCTTTGGGCCTGTCAACGTGATTATTCCTTTTGATAGTGATGAAGAAGCCGTGCGCATAGCCAATGACAGCAAGTTCGGTCTGTGGGCAGCGGTACGTTCTGCGGATCCCGTTCGCGCCTATGAAATTGCCAAGCAAATCCGAGCCGGCAGCGTGGTTGTTAACGGAGGCGGCGGTGCCTTCCCCAATACCTTCCTCCCCTATGGCGGATACAAAGACAGCGGCTTGGGCAGAGAATACGGTGAGGCTGGATTGGAAGAATACCTCGAGTTCAAAAGCGTTATTTGGGGCGTTTCCGCAGGCTAA
- a CDS encoding LysR family transcriptional regulator — protein sequence MIDLNKLEHFLGVARTKSFIRAAEELHISQSALSRSIQSLESFYKVTLFNRDRGGARLTAAGENLLEHARDLVLAAESIERTMKSVGKGTQGTVKFGIGPVIASMFIPSLLARFAKEFPDIHFDIKTGNDEQMLKFLADGELEFVVIKASAEYQRQHLDSTFLMTSKPNFFVRLNHPLTFKKDAIQLSEIAQYGAISGSSFVTAIESEGFSAEARSIRPVAVVDNLSVLVDTVRKCDRVLVSTTAPTSYSITALEIEHLDQHMPGTDIAIYTYRGRAIQLAAQSAINELKRLADEQTSIMSEYAT from the coding sequence ATGATTGACCTCAATAAACTGGAACATTTTCTGGGCGTCGCCCGCACAAAAAGCTTTATTCGCGCTGCGGAAGAACTCCACATCAGCCAATCTGCACTTTCCCGAAGCATTCAATCCCTAGAAAGTTTCTACAAAGTCACGCTGTTCAACCGAGACCGCGGAGGCGCGCGCCTCACCGCGGCAGGCGAAAACCTGTTAGAACATGCTCGGGATCTGGTTCTTGCCGCTGAATCCATTGAACGCACCATGAAGTCGGTAGGAAAAGGGACTCAAGGAACCGTAAAATTTGGCATTGGACCTGTGATTGCCAGCATGTTTATCCCATCCCTGCTTGCCCGGTTTGCCAAGGAATTTCCCGATATTCACTTTGATATCAAAACGGGCAATGATGAACAGATGCTCAAATTCTTGGCGGATGGTGAGCTGGAATTCGTGGTGATCAAAGCGAGTGCTGAATACCAACGTCAGCATCTTGATTCCACTTTTCTCATGACATCAAAGCCTAATTTCTTTGTGCGCCTCAACCATCCGCTCACTTTCAAGAAGGATGCAATCCAACTGAGCGAGATTGCTCAATATGGGGCTATTTCCGGATCCTCCTTCGTCACCGCCATTGAATCCGAAGGGTTTAGCGCTGAAGCTCGTAGCATCCGGCCCGTTGCGGTGGTCGATAACTTGAGCGTTTTGGTTGATACCGTGCGCAAATGCGATCGAGTCCTGGTTTCCACCACTGCCCCCACCAGTTATTCGATCACCGCTCTTGAAATTGAACACCTTGACCAGCACATGCCGGGAACCGATATTGCGATTTACACCTATCGCGGTCGCGCGATCCAGCTTGCTGCTCAATCCGCCATCAACGAGCTCAAAAGGCTTGCCGACGAACAAACCAGCATCATGTCTGAATACGCAACATAG
- a CDS encoding HtaA domain-containing protein, which produces MSEHFVWGIKDSFLQYVNALPDGSITASNGAILTPKNVFHFPLTTSTSDKFESSGEISIHGHHGMLDVTFHHLTVTLEQDKAVISVQVKGRSMKIARGHVIHHTPEEIVISTQVTTMGSELLGGVYQAGTDMDPLTIHLNSEG; this is translated from the coding sequence ATGTCAGAACATTTTGTTTGGGGAATTAAAGATTCTTTTCTTCAGTACGTAAACGCATTGCCAGACGGTTCTATCACCGCATCCAACGGCGCAATTCTGACGCCTAAGAACGTCTTTCACTTTCCACTCACCACATCCACTTCGGACAAATTCGAATCATCTGGTGAAATTTCCATACACGGCCACCACGGAATGCTTGATGTCACATTCCACCACCTCACGGTCACACTTGAGCAGGACAAGGCAGTCATTTCTGTCCAAGTGAAAGGCCGGAGCATGAAGATCGCCCGGGGCCACGTTATCCATCACACTCCCGAAGAAATTGTCATTTCCACCCAGGTCACCACCATGGGATCGGAACTGCTCGGTGGCGTTTATCAAGCAGGGACAGACATGGATCCGCTCACCATCCACCTCAATTCTGAGGGCTGA
- a CDS encoding SDR family oxidoreductase, translating to MLTAFNFGEAIVMVTGAGGGMGRSIAESFAARGGTVYVTDIEESAAQETAQLINVAGGHAIARQLDVTDANAMDALANDIFEAHGRIDALINNAGVTMRPFRAIWDASAQDFEWMMRINYFGVINGLRSFIPRMREQGSRAHIVNTSSFAAIDTIPGHGMYTASKAAVDGISNVLRAEFEDQGDDIGVTILYPGQVTTRIGTSERLRDAAERSDVREVKAYEMKNLSNPHNEPLAPEFVGDMVITAIERNAPFVLTHPAPTDNLKARVEKLNSGYFGLHSQASH from the coding sequence GTGCTAACAGCATTTAATTTTGGCGAAGCCATCGTCATGGTGACCGGAGCCGGCGGAGGAATGGGACGATCCATTGCCGAATCCTTTGCCGCTCGCGGCGGCACCGTATACGTCACCGATATCGAAGAAAGTGCAGCGCAAGAAACTGCCCAGCTGATCAATGTCGCGGGAGGCCATGCAATCGCCCGTCAGCTTGATGTCACCGACGCTAATGCGATGGATGCGCTTGCCAATGACATTTTTGAAGCCCACGGCAGGATTGATGCACTCATCAATAACGCTGGAGTAACTATGCGTCCATTCCGTGCAATCTGGGATGCATCAGCTCAAGACTTTGAATGGATGATGCGCATCAACTACTTCGGCGTTATCAACGGACTGAGATCCTTCATCCCCCGCATGCGGGAACAGGGAAGCCGCGCCCATATTGTCAATACTTCTTCCTTCGCAGCAATTGATACCATTCCAGGCCACGGCATGTACACCGCCTCAAAAGCAGCAGTTGATGGCATTTCCAATGTGCTTCGCGCGGAATTTGAAGATCAGGGCGATGACATTGGCGTGACCATCTTGTACCCAGGCCAAGTAACCACCCGGATTGGAACCAGCGAACGCTTACGCGACGCAGCTGAACGCTCTGATGTGCGTGAGGTGAAGGCCTATGAAATGAAAAACCTCAGCAACCCGCACAATGAGCCGCTAGCTCCTGAGTTCGTGGGAGACATGGTGATCACCGCCATCGAGCGCAATGCTCCCTTTGTGCTCACCCACCCTGCGCCGACCGACAACCTCAAGGCACGCGTCGAAAAGCTCAACTCCGGATATTTCGGCCTACATTCGCAGGCTTCCCACTAA